From a single Brassica oleracea var. oleracea cultivar TO1000 chromosome C5, BOL, whole genome shotgun sequence genomic region:
- the LOC106293622 gene encoding ras-related protein RABA1i, which yields MGAYRAEDDYDYLFKVVLTGDSGVGKSNLLSRFTRNDFSHDSRATIGVEFATRSIKCDDKIVKAQIWDTAGQERYRAITSAYYRGAVGALLVYDVTRHVTFENVERWLKELRDHTDANIVIMLVGNKADLRHLRAISTEDAKAFAERENTFFMETSALEALNVENAFTEVLTQIYRVVSKKALEAGDDPTTALPKGQTINVGGRDDISAVKKPGCCSA from the exons ATGGGAGCATATAGAGCAGAAGACGATTACGACTACCTCTTCAAGGTGGTCTTAACGGGAGACTCCGGCGTCGGTAAATCTAACCTGTTATCTCGTTTCACCAGAAACGACTTCAGCCACGACTCACGCGCAACCATCGGTGTAGAATTCGCCACACGTAGCATCAAATGCGATGACAAAATCGTCAAGGCTCAAATCTGGGACACGGCCGGCCAAGAAAG GTACCGAGCCATCACGAGCGCTTACTACCGAGGAGCCGTCGGTGCGTTACTAGTTTACGACGTGACACGTCACGTAACGTTCGAGAATGTTGAGAGGTGGCTAAAGGAGCTAAGGGACCACACAGACGCAAACATTGTGATAATGCTCGTTGGCAACAAAGCTGATCTTCGTCATCTTAGAGCTATCTCAACGGAAGACGCAAAGGCCTTTGCGGAGAGAGAGAACACTTTTTTCATGGAGACATCTGCACTTGAAGCTCTGAACGTTGAGAATGCTTTCACCGAAGTTTTGACACAGATTTACAGAGTCGTTAGCAAGAAGGCTCTTGAAGCTGGAGATGATCCAACCACGGCTTTGCCTAAAGGACAGACGATTAATGTCGGAGGCAGAGATGATATCTCAGCTGTTAAAAAACCTGGTTGCTGCTCTGCTTAG
- the LOC106295621 gene encoding transcription factor VOZ1 isoform X1, producing the protein MTGKRSKITCRSASHKLFKDKAKNRVDDLQGMLLDLQFARKESRGVDVTLLEEQVNQMLREWKSELNEPSPASSLQQEQGGTLGSFSTDICRLLQLCDEEDDATSKLAPPKPEPTDQNLEAGKAAVFQRGYNLVQEKSEHGFSLADDHGKDPCLVVGNNFDGTAHLDYNQYDLQQEFEPNFNGGFNDCPTYGPLHISAFIPTICPPPSAFLGPKCALWDCPRPAQGFDWFQDYCSSFHAALAFNEGPPGMNPVVRPGGIGLKDGLLFAALSAKAGGKDVGIPECEGAATAKSPWNAPELFDLTVLESETLREWLFFDKPRRAFESGNRKQRSLPDYNGRGWHESRKQIMSEFGGLKRSYYMDPQPLHHFEWHLYEYEINKCDACALYRLELKLVVDGKKNSKGKLSTDSVADLQKQMGRLTAEFPQENVNNKRCIKGRPKVNTKVAATTTGNVQNTVVEQGNEYGVGEEFNYLVGNLTDYYLP; encoded by the exons ATGACGGGGAAGAGATCTAAGATAACTTGCAGATCTGCTTCGCACAAGCTGTTCAAGGATAAAGCCAAGAACCGCGTTGATGATTTGCAAGGGATGCTTTTGGATCTCCAGTTTGCGAGGAAAGAGAGCAGGGGTGTTGATGTCACGCTTCTTGAGGAGCAAGTCAATCAGATGCTCCGTGAGTGGAAGTCTGAGCTCAACGAGCCTTCTCCAGCTTCATCCTTGCAACAA GAACAGGGTGGTACTCTGGGATCTTTCTCAACAGACATTTGCCGGCTGCTGCAGCTCTGTGATGAGGAAGATGATGCAACCAGCAAGTTAGCTCCACCCAAGCCTGAGCCTACTGATCAGAATCTCGAAGCTGGAAAAGCTGCTGTCTTCCAAAGG GGATACAATTTGGTCCAGGAGAAATCAGAACATGGATTTTCATTGGCTGATGATCATGGCAAAGACCCTTGCTTAGTAGTTGGCAACAACTTCGACGGAACCGCTCATTTGGATTACAATCAGTACGATCTGCAACAAGAGTTTGAGCCAAACTTCAACGGTGGTTTCAACGATTGTCCCACTTATGGACCTTTACACATCTCTGCTTTCATCCCAACGATCTGCCCTCCACCATCTGCCTTCTTGGGTCCAAAATGTGCTCTTTGGGATTGCCCTAGGCCTGCTCAAGGGTTCGACTGGTTCCAGGATTACTGCAGCAGCTTCCACGCTGCGCTTGCTTTCAACGAAGGCCCACCAGGGATGAATCCCGTCGTGCGTCCTGGTGGCATTGGCTTGAAAGACGGTCTGCTTTTTGCAGCTCTAAGCGCCAAAGCTGGAGGGAAAGATGTCGGTATCCCCGAGTGTGAAGGAGCTGCAACTGCTAAATCTCCTTGGAATGCTCCTG AGCTCTTTGATCTCACGGTTCTAGAGAGTGAGACACTAAGGGAGTGGCTGTTCTTCGACAAGCCGAGGAGAGCCTTTGAGAGCGGGAACAGAAAGCAAAGATCCTTACCGGATTACAACGGTCGCGGCTGGCACGAGTCGCGCAAACAGATCATGAGCGAGTTCGGAGGGCTGAAGAGGTCTTACTACATGGATCCACAGCCTCTGCACCATTTCGAATGGCATCTTTACGAGTACGAGATCAACAAGTGCGACGCTTGTGCCTTGTACAGGCTCGAGCTCAAGCTCGTTGTTGATGGGAAGAAGAACTCAAAGGGAAAATTATCAACTGACTCGGTTGCTGATCTGCAGAAACAGATGGGAAGACTCACTGCTGAGTTCCCTCAAGAGAATGTCAACAACAAACGCTGCATCAAAGGAAGGCCAAAAGTGAACACAAAAGTGGCAGCCACTACCACAGGGAATGTTCAGAACACAGTAGTAGAGCAGGGGAATGAGTATGGAGTAGGTGAAGAGTTTAACTATCTTGTCGGAAATCTAACCGACTATTATCTTCCCTGA
- the LOC106295621 gene encoding transcription factor VOZ1 isoform X3, producing the protein MTGKRSKITCRSASHKLFKDKAKNRVDDLQGMLLDLQFARKESRGVDVTLLEEQVNQMLREWKSELNEPSPASSLQQEQGGTLGSFSTDICRLLQLCDEEDDATSKLAPPKPEPTDQNLEAGKAAVFQREKSEHGFSLADDHGKDPCLVVGNNFDGTAHLDYNQYDLQQEFEPNFNGGFNDCPTYGPLHISAFIPTICPPPSAFLGPKCALWDCPRPAQGFDWFQDYCSSFHAALAFNEGPPGMNPVVRPGGIGLKDGLLFAALSAKAGGKDVGIPECEGAATAKSPWNAPELFDLTVLESETLREWLFFDKPRRAFESGNRKQRSLPDYNGRGWHESRKQIMSEFGGLKRSYYMDPQPLHHFEWHLYEYEINKCDACALYRLELKLVVDGKKNSKGKLSTDSVADLQKQMGRLTAEFPQENVNNKRCIKGRPKVNTKVAATTTGNVQNTVVEQGNEYGVGEEFNYLVGNLTDYYLP; encoded by the exons ATGACGGGGAAGAGATCTAAGATAACTTGCAGATCTGCTTCGCACAAGCTGTTCAAGGATAAAGCCAAGAACCGCGTTGATGATTTGCAAGGGATGCTTTTGGATCTCCAGTTTGCGAGGAAAGAGAGCAGGGGTGTTGATGTCACGCTTCTTGAGGAGCAAGTCAATCAGATGCTCCGTGAGTGGAAGTCTGAGCTCAACGAGCCTTCTCCAGCTTCATCCTTGCAACAA GAACAGGGTGGTACTCTGGGATCTTTCTCAACAGACATTTGCCGGCTGCTGCAGCTCTGTGATGAGGAAGATGATGCAACCAGCAAGTTAGCTCCACCCAAGCCTGAGCCTACTGATCAGAATCTCGAAGCTGGAAAAGCTGCTGTCTTCCAAAGG GAGAAATCAGAACATGGATTTTCATTGGCTGATGATCATGGCAAAGACCCTTGCTTAGTAGTTGGCAACAACTTCGACGGAACCGCTCATTTGGATTACAATCAGTACGATCTGCAACAAGAGTTTGAGCCAAACTTCAACGGTGGTTTCAACGATTGTCCCACTTATGGACCTTTACACATCTCTGCTTTCATCCCAACGATCTGCCCTCCACCATCTGCCTTCTTGGGTCCAAAATGTGCTCTTTGGGATTGCCCTAGGCCTGCTCAAGGGTTCGACTGGTTCCAGGATTACTGCAGCAGCTTCCACGCTGCGCTTGCTTTCAACGAAGGCCCACCAGGGATGAATCCCGTCGTGCGTCCTGGTGGCATTGGCTTGAAAGACGGTCTGCTTTTTGCAGCTCTAAGCGCCAAAGCTGGAGGGAAAGATGTCGGTATCCCCGAGTGTGAAGGAGCTGCAACTGCTAAATCTCCTTGGAATGCTCCTG AGCTCTTTGATCTCACGGTTCTAGAGAGTGAGACACTAAGGGAGTGGCTGTTCTTCGACAAGCCGAGGAGAGCCTTTGAGAGCGGGAACAGAAAGCAAAGATCCTTACCGGATTACAACGGTCGCGGCTGGCACGAGTCGCGCAAACAGATCATGAGCGAGTTCGGAGGGCTGAAGAGGTCTTACTACATGGATCCACAGCCTCTGCACCATTTCGAATGGCATCTTTACGAGTACGAGATCAACAAGTGCGACGCTTGTGCCTTGTACAGGCTCGAGCTCAAGCTCGTTGTTGATGGGAAGAAGAACTCAAAGGGAAAATTATCAACTGACTCGGTTGCTGATCTGCAGAAACAGATGGGAAGACTCACTGCTGAGTTCCCTCAAGAGAATGTCAACAACAAACGCTGCATCAAAGGAAGGCCAAAAGTGAACACAAAAGTGGCAGCCACTACCACAGGGAATGTTCAGAACACAGTAGTAGAGCAGGGGAATGAGTATGGAGTAGGTGAAGAGTTTAACTATCTTGTCGGAAATCTAACCGACTATTATCTTCCCTGA
- the LOC106295621 gene encoding transcription factor VOZ1 isoform X2, protein MTGKRSKITCRSASHKLFKDKAKNRVDDLQGMLLDLQFARKESRGVDVTLLEEQVNQMLREWKSELNEPSPASSLQQGGTLGSFSTDICRLLQLCDEEDDATSKLAPPKPEPTDQNLEAGKAAVFQRGYNLVQEKSEHGFSLADDHGKDPCLVVGNNFDGTAHLDYNQYDLQQEFEPNFNGGFNDCPTYGPLHISAFIPTICPPPSAFLGPKCALWDCPRPAQGFDWFQDYCSSFHAALAFNEGPPGMNPVVRPGGIGLKDGLLFAALSAKAGGKDVGIPECEGAATAKSPWNAPELFDLTVLESETLREWLFFDKPRRAFESGNRKQRSLPDYNGRGWHESRKQIMSEFGGLKRSYYMDPQPLHHFEWHLYEYEINKCDACALYRLELKLVVDGKKNSKGKLSTDSVADLQKQMGRLTAEFPQENVNNKRCIKGRPKVNTKVAATTTGNVQNTVVEQGNEYGVGEEFNYLVGNLTDYYLP, encoded by the exons ATGACGGGGAAGAGATCTAAGATAACTTGCAGATCTGCTTCGCACAAGCTGTTCAAGGATAAAGCCAAGAACCGCGTTGATGATTTGCAAGGGATGCTTTTGGATCTCCAGTTTGCGAGGAAAGAGAGCAGGGGTGTTGATGTCACGCTTCTTGAGGAGCAAGTCAATCAGATGCTCCGTGAGTGGAAGTCTGAGCTCAACGAGCCTTCTCCAGCTTCATCCTTGCAACAA GGTGGTACTCTGGGATCTTTCTCAACAGACATTTGCCGGCTGCTGCAGCTCTGTGATGAGGAAGATGATGCAACCAGCAAGTTAGCTCCACCCAAGCCTGAGCCTACTGATCAGAATCTCGAAGCTGGAAAAGCTGCTGTCTTCCAAAGG GGATACAATTTGGTCCAGGAGAAATCAGAACATGGATTTTCATTGGCTGATGATCATGGCAAAGACCCTTGCTTAGTAGTTGGCAACAACTTCGACGGAACCGCTCATTTGGATTACAATCAGTACGATCTGCAACAAGAGTTTGAGCCAAACTTCAACGGTGGTTTCAACGATTGTCCCACTTATGGACCTTTACACATCTCTGCTTTCATCCCAACGATCTGCCCTCCACCATCTGCCTTCTTGGGTCCAAAATGTGCTCTTTGGGATTGCCCTAGGCCTGCTCAAGGGTTCGACTGGTTCCAGGATTACTGCAGCAGCTTCCACGCTGCGCTTGCTTTCAACGAAGGCCCACCAGGGATGAATCCCGTCGTGCGTCCTGGTGGCATTGGCTTGAAAGACGGTCTGCTTTTTGCAGCTCTAAGCGCCAAAGCTGGAGGGAAAGATGTCGGTATCCCCGAGTGTGAAGGAGCTGCAACTGCTAAATCTCCTTGGAATGCTCCTG AGCTCTTTGATCTCACGGTTCTAGAGAGTGAGACACTAAGGGAGTGGCTGTTCTTCGACAAGCCGAGGAGAGCCTTTGAGAGCGGGAACAGAAAGCAAAGATCCTTACCGGATTACAACGGTCGCGGCTGGCACGAGTCGCGCAAACAGATCATGAGCGAGTTCGGAGGGCTGAAGAGGTCTTACTACATGGATCCACAGCCTCTGCACCATTTCGAATGGCATCTTTACGAGTACGAGATCAACAAGTGCGACGCTTGTGCCTTGTACAGGCTCGAGCTCAAGCTCGTTGTTGATGGGAAGAAGAACTCAAAGGGAAAATTATCAACTGACTCGGTTGCTGATCTGCAGAAACAGATGGGAAGACTCACTGCTGAGTTCCCTCAAGAGAATGTCAACAACAAACGCTGCATCAAAGGAAGGCCAAAAGTGAACACAAAAGTGGCAGCCACTACCACAGGGAATGTTCAGAACACAGTAGTAGAGCAGGGGAATGAGTATGGAGTAGGTGAAGAGTTTAACTATCTTGTCGGAAATCTAACCGACTATTATCTTCCCTGA